The Panicum virgatum strain AP13 chromosome 5K, P.virgatum_v5, whole genome shotgun sequence genome has a window encoding:
- the LOC120706241 gene encoding lysine-rich arabinogalactan protein 19-like, translated as MAAPPPLLRHWRRLAVIGALLALHLAAAVAQSPATPAAPTTPAAPTTPAAPTTPAAPTTPAAPTTPAAPTTPAAPTTPAAPTTPAAPTTPAAPTTPAAPTTPAAPTTPATPAPTATPAAPANPPPTPAAPAPAATPVPPSKPPPAAPAAAPAKPPPVVTPPPTATPPPATPPAVLPPAAAPPPTATPPAEAPATLPPATPPPVAEAPATLPPAEAPSKGKNKHKRRKKQHGKEAPAEAPQPLSPPAPAAPSPADLEDVSGPAPSAFDVNASSRQRHQHWGVLVLQTAMAALLLSLAW; from the exons atggccgcgccgccgccgctgctccggcattggcgccgcctcgccgtcatCGGCGCCCTCCTCgcgctccacctcgccgccgccgtcgcgcagtCGCCAGCGACGCCTGCTGCGCCCACGACCCCGGCAGCGCCAACGACCCCTGCTGCACCCACGACACCGGCCGCGCCGACGACCCCTGCTGCACCCACGACACCGGCCGCGCCGACGACACCGGCTGCGCCGACCACCCCTGCTGCACCCACGACCCCAGCTGCCCCGACGACACCGGCCGCGCCGACAACACCTGCTGCGCCCACGACACCGGCCGCACCGACGACGCCAGCGACGCCCGCGCCCACCGCAACCCCGGCCGCGCCAGCAaacccgccgccgaccccggcggcgcccgcgcccgcggccaccCCGGTCCCGCCgtcgaagccgccgccggccgcgcccgcggccgcgccggccaAGCCCCCGCCGGTGGTGACGCCGCCCCCCacagcgacgccgccgcccgccacgccgcccgcggtgctcccgcccgcggccgcgcctCCGCCGACGGCCACGCCCCCGGCCGAGGCTCCCGCGACGCTGCCCCCCGCCACGCCCCCGCCCGTGGCCGAGGCCCCCGcgacgctgccgccggccgaggCGCCGTCCAAGGGCAAGAACAAGcacaagaggaggaagaagcagcaCGGCAAGGAGGCCCCCGCGGAGGCGCCGCAGCCGCTGagcccgccggcgcccgcggcgccgtcgcccgccGATCTCGAGGACGTGTCCGGCCCCGCGCCGTCGGCGTTCGACGTG AACGCGAGCAGCCGGCAGCGGCACCAGCACTGGGGCGTCCTCGTCCTGCAGACCGCCATGGCTGCGCTTTTGCTATCGCTAGCATGGTAA